A genome region from Brassica oleracea var. oleracea cultivar TO1000 chromosome C2, BOL, whole genome shotgun sequence includes the following:
- the LOC106325498 gene encoding uncharacterized protein LOC106325498 has translation MEWRKWYLDAVLVPCALLVMFSYHIYLWYKVRTEPFSTIVGTNSRARRSWVAAIMKDNEKKNILAVQTLRNTIMGATLMATTCILLCAGLAAVLSSTYSIKKPLNDAVFGSHGDFTVALKYVTILTIFLFAFFSHTLSIRFINQVNILINSPQDPSSDDFGSFVTTPEYVSELLEKAFLLNTVGNRLFYMGLPLMLWIFGPVLVFLSSALMVPVLYNLDFVFSSGNKEKCKVDCHGDSDDHCFP, from the exons GTTTAGTTACCACATCTACTTGTGGTACAAGGTTCGAACTGAACCTTTCTCTACCATCGTCGGCACTAATTCTCGTGCTCGTCGATCTTGGGTTGCCGCCATCATGAAG GACAACGAGAAGAAGAACATCCTAGCCGTACAAACACTACGAAACACGATAATGGGAGCGACGCTAATGGCCACAACTTGCATCCTCCTCTGCGCAGGCCTCGCCGCCGTTTTAAGCAGTACTTATAGCATCAAGAAGCCACTAAACGACGCCGTATTTGGATCCCATGGTGACTTCACAGTCGCACTCAAATACGTAACCATCCTCACAATCTTCCTCTTCGCCTTCTTTTCTCATACTCTCTCCATTCGCTTCATCAACCAAGTCAACATCCTCATTAACTCTCCTCAAGATCCATCCTCCGATGATTTCGGAAGCTTCGTGACTACTCCCGAGTATGTCTCTGAGCTACTCGAGAAAGCTTTCTTGCTAAACACGGTAGGTAATAGGCTGTTCTACATGGGCTTGCCTTTGATGTTGTGGATATTTGGACCCGTGCTTGTGTTCTTGAGCTCTGCGTTGATGGTTCCTGTTCTTTATAACCTGGACTTTGTGTTTTCGTCGGGGAATAAGGAGAAGTGTAAAGTGGATTGTCATGGAGATTCTGATGATCACTGCTTTCCTTGA